A genomic window from Agrobacterium tumefaciens includes:
- a CDS encoding pseudoazurin yields the protein MMKLMTLENIGFGVIPNMKTLRVVAGIALAAITGFPLHAMAETFEVKMLNRGEKGPMVFEPDFLEIAPGDRVRFVPTHKSHNAATIEGMVPEGVEGFKSRINDEFETGFEQPGFYGIKCSPHYGMGMVMLIKVGEATLPQSYKTVDVPGRAKPRFEEFFERAEK from the coding sequence ATGATGAAATTGATGACGCTCGAAAACATTGGTTTTGGCGTAATTCCAAACATGAAAACGCTTCGCGTTGTTGCTGGAATTGCCCTGGCGGCGATCACTGGTTTTCCCCTTCACGCCATGGCGGAAACTTTCGAGGTGAAGATGCTGAACCGGGGCGAAAAAGGCCCGATGGTGTTCGAACCCGATTTCCTCGAGATCGCTCCCGGTGATCGCGTTCGCTTCGTGCCGACCCACAAGAGCCACAATGCCGCGACCATCGAGGGCATGGTTCCCGAAGGTGTCGAGGGGTTCAAAAGCCGGATCAATGATGAATTCGAGACCGGCTTCGAGCAGCCGGGTTTTTATGGCATCAAATGCTCACCGCATTACGGCATGGGCATGGTCATGCTGATCAAGGTGGGCGAGGCCACCTTGCCGCAGAGCTACAAGACGGTGGATGTGCCCGGTCGCGCGAAGCCCCGCTTCGAGGAATTCTTCGAACGGGCGGAAAAATGA
- a CDS encoding ABC transporter substrate-binding protein: protein MRISAKSAALALGLLVSAAWPAFAEKVTVKDVTGRDVEVNVPVSHIILGEGRQIYFLAALDKDNPFQHVVGWRDDLAKADPETYDAYISKYPDIAKLPTFGGMKDGTFDIEQAVSLKPDVILMNIDAKTATEEAGYIEKLAKVGIPLVYVDFREKPMENTEPSMRLMGKLTGKEKVAEDFIKFRADSIARVTDTLEKANPKKPVVFIERAGGYSDDCCMSFGNENFGKMVELAGGINMAKGIIPGTFGTVNPEQIIASNPEQIIITGGNWNGYVPGGNWVGVGYGADVKEAHGKLENLTKRPAFTGVQAVKDGNVHAIWHQFYNNPYQFVAIQEIAKWLHPDLFKDLDPEATFKELHARFLPLDYKPGYFVSLKDAK, encoded by the coding sequence ATGCGCATCTCAGCCAAATCTGCGGCACTTGCCCTTGGCCTTCTCGTCTCCGCCGCCTGGCCGGCATTTGCCGAAAAGGTCACCGTCAAGGATGTGACGGGCCGGGATGTCGAAGTCAACGTCCCTGTTTCGCATATTATCCTCGGCGAAGGTCGGCAGATTTATTTCCTGGCGGCGCTCGACAAGGACAATCCTTTCCAGCACGTGGTCGGCTGGCGGGACGATCTGGCGAAAGCCGATCCGGAAACCTATGACGCCTATATCTCCAAATATCCTGATATCGCCAAGCTCCCGACCTTCGGCGGCATGAAGGATGGCACATTCGACATCGAACAGGCGGTTTCGCTGAAGCCGGACGTAATCCTGATGAATATCGACGCCAAGACGGCGACGGAAGAGGCGGGATACATTGAAAAGCTCGCCAAGGTCGGCATTCCGTTGGTCTACGTCGATTTCCGTGAAAAGCCGATGGAAAATACCGAGCCGAGCATGCGCCTGATGGGCAAGCTGACCGGCAAGGAAAAGGTTGCCGAGGACTTCATCAAGTTCCGCGCCGATTCCATCGCAAGGGTCACCGATACGCTTGAAAAGGCCAATCCGAAGAAACCTGTCGTGTTCATCGAGCGCGCCGGCGGTTATTCCGACGATTGCTGCATGTCCTTCGGCAATGAGAATTTCGGCAAGATGGTGGAACTTGCCGGCGGCATCAACATGGCCAAGGGCATCATTCCCGGCACCTTCGGCACCGTTAATCCGGAACAGATCATCGCGTCCAATCCGGAGCAGATCATCATCACCGGCGGTAACTGGAACGGTTATGTTCCGGGCGGCAACTGGGTCGGCGTTGGTTATGGCGCGGATGTGAAGGAAGCACACGGGAAGCTGGAAAACCTGACCAAGCGCCCGGCCTTTACCGGCGTGCAGGCGGTGAAGGACGGCAATGTCCATGCCATCTGGCACCAGTTCTACAACAATCCCTACCAGTTCGTGGCCATTCAGGAAATTGCCAAGTGGCTGCATCCGGACCTGTTTAAGGATCTCGATCCAGAGGCAACTTTCAAGGAATTGCATGCCCGCTTCCTGCCGCTCGATTACAAGCCCGGCTACTTCGTTTCGCTGAAAGACGCGAAATAA
- a CDS encoding class I SAM-dependent methyltransferase — translation MIDTIQYGKNDSLRDEIKAYWSGRAATFDLSPGHEIFSEEERAAWHALVLKHLGQGEGRKALDLASGTGVISHLMDDLGFQVTGMDWSETMLALAREKAKSRGRNIRFFVGDAENTMEPDESADVIITRHLVWTLVDPQASFAEWFRVLKPGGRLLIVDGDFVNTGWREKLVKKLAAGLENIGLVKPDQPHRPADPENTFNSILSRVYFSKGARAGDVAALLRKTGFEPVAIDQELQAIHRAQAKNFSLLKGILRGLQHRYAVCAVKPDVSEKI, via the coding sequence ATGATCGACACTATCCAGTATGGCAAAAACGACAGCCTGAGAGACGAAATCAAGGCTTATTGGTCCGGCCGCGCCGCAACCTTCGACCTTTCGCCAGGGCATGAAATTTTCTCGGAAGAGGAGCGCGCCGCCTGGCATGCGCTGGTTTTGAAGCATCTGGGACAGGGTGAAGGCCGCAAGGCACTCGATCTCGCCAGCGGAACCGGCGTCATCTCGCATCTGATGGACGATCTCGGTTTTCAGGTCACCGGCATGGACTGGTCGGAAACCATGCTGGCGCTTGCAAGGGAAAAAGCGAAAAGCCGTGGACGCAACATTCGTTTTTTTGTCGGCGATGCCGAAAACACGATGGAGCCGGACGAAAGCGCCGACGTCATCATCACGCGCCATCTGGTGTGGACGCTGGTGGACCCGCAGGCGAGTTTTGCCGAATGGTTCCGCGTATTGAAACCGGGTGGGCGGCTTCTGATCGTCGACGGTGATTTCGTCAATACCGGCTGGCGCGAAAAACTGGTCAAGAAACTGGCTGCCGGTCTGGAAAATATCGGCCTTGTGAAACCCGACCAGCCGCACAGGCCGGCGGATCCGGAAAATACATTCAACAGCATTCTTTCGCGGGTCTATTTTTCAAAGGGCGCAAGAGCCGGCGATGTCGCAGCACTTCTGCGCAAAACGGGGTTCGAGCCCGTCGCAATCGATCAGGAGCTTCAGGCGATTCATCGCGCCCAGGCGAAGAATTTCAGCCTGCTGAAGGGCATCCTGCGCGGGCTGCAGCACCGTTATGCGGTCTGTGCGGTGAAGCCGGATGTTTCCGAAAAGATCTGA
- a CDS encoding ABC transporter ATP-binding protein, with product MRLSAHDLHFHAGNIEIVRDVSLDVGSGEFLGIIGPNGSGKSTLLSMLAGIRKPRGGHVTLGEEPLASFGRRELARRLAFVEQQAETTERISARQAVELGRTPYLGPLSAWSSKDDAIVDAALENVDMADKADRSWHHLSGGERQRLHIARALAQEPHILLLDEPTNHLDIGHQIGLLDLVRRQGLTVVAALHDLNHAAMFCDRVAILHRGELIAVGPPHEVLTSATIASVFGVQSVVTTDEGGFSHIRFLPAHGAADHPRKVLAR from the coding sequence ATGAGATTGTCCGCCCATGATCTGCATTTCCATGCCGGTAACATCGAAATCGTCCGCGACGTTTCGCTGGATGTTGGTTCCGGCGAGTTCCTCGGCATTATCGGGCCGAACGGCTCGGGTAAAAGCACGCTTCTTTCCATGCTGGCCGGCATCCGCAAACCGCGCGGGGGCCATGTCACGCTTGGCGAGGAGCCGCTTGCCTCATTCGGGCGGCGCGAGCTTGCCCGCAGGCTCGCCTTCGTGGAGCAGCAGGCCGAAACCACCGAACGTATCAGCGCGCGACAGGCTGTCGAACTTGGACGCACACCCTATCTCGGCCCGCTTTCCGCATGGTCGTCAAAGGATGATGCCATCGTCGATGCGGCGCTTGAAAATGTCGACATGGCGGACAAGGCGGATCGAAGCTGGCATCACCTTTCCGGAGGCGAACGGCAGAGGCTGCACATCGCCCGCGCGCTGGCGCAGGAGCCACATATCCTGCTTCTGGACGAGCCGACCAACCATCTCGACATCGGCCACCAGATCGGCCTGCTCGATCTGGTGCGCCGGCAGGGCCTTACCGTCGTCGCGGCGCTGCACGATCTCAATCACGCCGCCATGTTCTGCGACCGCGTCGCCATCTTGCACCGGGGCGAATTGATCGCGGTCGGTCCGCCGCATGAGGTTCTGACTTCAGCGACGATCGCTTCCGTTTTCGGGGTGCAGTCGGTTGTCACCACGGATGAGGGTGGCTTTTCCCACATTCGTTTTCTGCCGGCCCACGGGGCAGCCGATCACCCAAGGAAAGTACTGGCACGATGA